The following coding sequences are from one Lycium ferocissimum isolate CSIRO_LF1 chromosome 3, AGI_CSIRO_Lferr_CH_V1, whole genome shotgun sequence window:
- the LOC132050273 gene encoding protein INVOLVED IN DE NOVO 2 isoform X1, translated as MDYSSEEDTDISESEIEEYEEKSYEELKSGNRSLKISDVAYTCPYCPKKRKRDFLYKELVQHASGVGSCSSNKRTAREKANHLALAKYLENEVAVADDSSKPDAVPDPQADPLADHDRDEMFVWPWIGVVVNIPTEFKDGRYVGESGSKLRDMLTRRGFNPTRVRPLWNYQGHSGTALVEFNKDWSGFGNAMSYEKAYEADHHGKRDWKANLGNKSDLYAWIARADDYKALNIVGENLRKVGDLRTISDIMEEEARKTDKLVSNLTNVIEVKKLHLKEMEDKFKETAQSLNKLVEEKDKLHQAYNEEIRKIQSSARDHFQKIFNDHEKLKLQLESQKEELELRGRELEQREAKNEIDRKKLSEELEQNAVLNTSLSAATEEQRKVDEKVLKLAEEQKRQKEDLHKRIIQLEKQLDAKQAVELEIEQLRGSLNVMKHIEDEGDQEVLHKVDTLLKSLREKEEEYEGLEALNQTLIVKERNSNDELQDARKELVNGLKELPRVGPIGVKRMGELDNRPFHEAMKRKYHESEADERATELCSLWEEYLRDPGWHPIKVAMVNGKHENVIDDEDEKLKELKKNHGVEVYKAVTAALTEINDYNPSGRYIISELWNYAVNKKATLEEGVNVLLNVWKKKRGPD; from the exons ATGGATTATAGCTCCGAGGAAGACACTGATATAAGTGAATCAGAGATTGAAGAATATGAAGAAAAATCTTATGAAGAGTTGAAGAGCGGAAATCGCTCTCTTAAAATATCAGATGTCGCGTACACTTGCCCCTATTgtccaaagaaaagaaagcgTGACTTTTTGTACAAGGAACTTGTGCAGCATGCAAGTGGGGTGGGAAGCTGTAGCTCTAATAAGAGAACTGCGAGAGAGAAGGCGAATCATCTTGCATTGGCAAAGTACTTGGAAAATGAAGTTGCAGTTGCTGATGATTCATCTAAACCTGATGCCGTGCCGGATCCTCAAGCTGACCCTCTTGCGGATCATGACCGTGATGAGATGTTTGTCTGGCCTTGGATTGGGGTTGTTGTGAATATTCCCACTGAATTTAAGGATGGACGCTATGTGGGAGAAAGTGGTTCTAAGCTGAGGGATATGTTGACAAGGAGAGGTTTCAACCCTACACGGGTACGTCCTCTGTGGAATTACCAAGGCCATTCTGGAACTGCTCTTGTTGAATTCAACAAAGACTGGTCCGGATTTGGTAATGCTATGTCATATGAGAAGGCTTATGAGGCTGACCATCATGGCAAGAGAGACTGGAAAGCCAACCTTGGTAATAAGTCTGATTTGTATGCTTGGATTGCTCGTGCCGATGACTATAAAGCTCTTAACATCGTCGGTGAAAATCTCCGCAAGGTTGGAGACCTTAGAACCATATCTGATATCATGGAAGAAGAAGCTCGGAAGACGGACAAGCTTGTTTCTAATTTGACAAATGTTATTGAAGTCAAGAAGTTACACCTAAAGGAGATGGAGGACAAATTTAAGGAGACTGCACAGTCTTTGAACAAGTTGGTTGAAGAGAAAGATAAACTGCATCAAGCGTACAATGAAG AGATAAGAAAAATCCAGTCAAGTGCACGTGATCATTTCCAGAAGATATTTAATGATCATGAAAAGTTGAAATTGCAATTGGAATCTCAAAAGGAAGAGCTTGAGCTCCGAGGTAGAGAACTGGAGCAACGTGAGGCCAAAAATGAAATTGATCGGAAGAAGCTTTCTGAGGAGCTTGAACAG AACGCTGTTCTAAATACCTCACTTAGTGCTGCGACTGAAGAGCAAAGAAAGGTCGACGAAAAAGTACTGAAACTAGCTGAAGAGCAGAAG AGGCAAAAGGAAGATCTCCATAAGAGAATAATTCAGCTGGAAAAGCAGCTTGATGCTAAACAAGCGGTAGAGCTGGAAATTGAGCAGCTGAGGGGGTCGTTGAACGTGATGAAACATATTGAAGATGAAGGTGATCAAGAAGTTTTGCATAAGGTGGACACACTCCTTAAAAGTTtaagagaaaaggaagaagaatacGAAGGTTTGGAAGCATTAAATCAAACCCTGATAGTGAAGGAAAGAAACAGTAATGATGAGCTGCAAGACGCTCGAAAGGAGTTGGTTAAT GGCTTGAAGGAACTACCAAGAGTTGGTCCAATCGGTGTTAAGAGGATGGGGGAGCTCGACAATAGACCATTCCATGAAGCAATGAAGAGGAAGTATCATGAGTCAGAAGCAGATGAAAGAGCTACAGAGTTATGCTCGCTGTGGGAGGAGTACCTTAGAGATCCTGGATGGCATCCCATTAAAGTCGCTATGGTTAACGGGAAACATGAG AACGtgatagatgatgaagatgaaaagctgaaagagttgaagaaaaatcatGGTGTCGAAGTGTACAAAGCTGTCACAGCAGCTTTGACAGAGATAAACGATTACAACCCGAGTGGAAGATACATCATCTCAGAGCTCTGGAACTATGCAGTCAATAAGAAAGCTACTTTGGAGGAGGGAGTTAATGTGTTACTAAATGTGtggaaaaagaagagaggaccAGACTGA
- the LOC132050273 gene encoding protein INVOLVED IN DE NOVO 2 isoform X2, with the protein MDYSSEEDTDISESEIEEYEEKSYEELKSGNRSLKISDVAYTCPYCPKKRKRDFLYKELVQHASGVGSCSSNKRTAREKANHLALAKYLENEVAVADDSSKPDAVPDPQADPLADHDRDEMFVWPWIGVVVNIPTEFKDGRYVGESGSKLRDMLTRRGFNPTRVRPLWNYQGHSGTALVEFNKDWSGFGNAMSYEKAYEADHHGKRDWKANLGNKSDLYAWIARADDYKALNIVGENLRKVGDLRTISDIMEEEARKTDKLVSNLTNVIEVKKLHLKEMEDKFKETAQSLNKLVEEKDKLHQAYNEEIRKIQSSARDHFQKIFNDHEKLKLQLESQKEELELRGRELEQREAKNEIDRKKLSEELEQGLKELPRVGPIGVKRMGELDNRPFHEAMKRKYHESEADERATELCSLWEEYLRDPGWHPIKVAMVNGKHENVIDDEDEKLKELKKNHGVEVYKAVTAALTEINDYNPSGRYIISELWNYAVNKKATLEEGVNVLLNVWKKKRGPD; encoded by the exons ATGGATTATAGCTCCGAGGAAGACACTGATATAAGTGAATCAGAGATTGAAGAATATGAAGAAAAATCTTATGAAGAGTTGAAGAGCGGAAATCGCTCTCTTAAAATATCAGATGTCGCGTACACTTGCCCCTATTgtccaaagaaaagaaagcgTGACTTTTTGTACAAGGAACTTGTGCAGCATGCAAGTGGGGTGGGAAGCTGTAGCTCTAATAAGAGAACTGCGAGAGAGAAGGCGAATCATCTTGCATTGGCAAAGTACTTGGAAAATGAAGTTGCAGTTGCTGATGATTCATCTAAACCTGATGCCGTGCCGGATCCTCAAGCTGACCCTCTTGCGGATCATGACCGTGATGAGATGTTTGTCTGGCCTTGGATTGGGGTTGTTGTGAATATTCCCACTGAATTTAAGGATGGACGCTATGTGGGAGAAAGTGGTTCTAAGCTGAGGGATATGTTGACAAGGAGAGGTTTCAACCCTACACGGGTACGTCCTCTGTGGAATTACCAAGGCCATTCTGGAACTGCTCTTGTTGAATTCAACAAAGACTGGTCCGGATTTGGTAATGCTATGTCATATGAGAAGGCTTATGAGGCTGACCATCATGGCAAGAGAGACTGGAAAGCCAACCTTGGTAATAAGTCTGATTTGTATGCTTGGATTGCTCGTGCCGATGACTATAAAGCTCTTAACATCGTCGGTGAAAATCTCCGCAAGGTTGGAGACCTTAGAACCATATCTGATATCATGGAAGAAGAAGCTCGGAAGACGGACAAGCTTGTTTCTAATTTGACAAATGTTATTGAAGTCAAGAAGTTACACCTAAAGGAGATGGAGGACAAATTTAAGGAGACTGCACAGTCTTTGAACAAGTTGGTTGAAGAGAAAGATAAACTGCATCAAGCGTACAATGAAG AGATAAGAAAAATCCAGTCAAGTGCACGTGATCATTTCCAGAAGATATTTAATGATCATGAAAAGTTGAAATTGCAATTGGAATCTCAAAAGGAAGAGCTTGAGCTCCGAGGTAGAGAACTGGAGCAACGTGAGGCCAAAAATGAAATTGATCGGAAGAAGCTTTCTGAGGAGCTTGAACAG GGCTTGAAGGAACTACCAAGAGTTGGTCCAATCGGTGTTAAGAGGATGGGGGAGCTCGACAATAGACCATTCCATGAAGCAATGAAGAGGAAGTATCATGAGTCAGAAGCAGATGAAAGAGCTACAGAGTTATGCTCGCTGTGGGAGGAGTACCTTAGAGATCCTGGATGGCATCCCATTAAAGTCGCTATGGTTAACGGGAAACATGAG AACGtgatagatgatgaagatgaaaagctgaaagagttgaagaaaaatcatGGTGTCGAAGTGTACAAAGCTGTCACAGCAGCTTTGACAGAGATAAACGATTACAACCCGAGTGGAAGATACATCATCTCAGAGCTCTGGAACTATGCAGTCAATAAGAAAGCTACTTTGGAGGAGGGAGTTAATGTGTTACTAAATGTGtggaaaaagaagagaggaccAGACTGA